A single Haloglycomyces albus DSM 45210 DNA region contains:
- a CDS encoding L-lactate permease: MTTLAAVSPLLIVLLLTAVLRRPAHLASLLGMAFTALLIVAVPTFATGLDGWGNAVAGAGIITLSAAVVIVPGLYLNQQLAQRHVDQQLIDWTQGLPMSPPHKSALVVVAVAPALESLTGFGVSLLVTVPLLLAMTDRSTAVKQSLLGMNIMPWGTLGLATIIGSSLAGRPTTELSLATAVVSAGVFPLFGALTAVMVAAKGKRIGALASGALLGAVFSASLLGINAFGVVELAGVGAGVSTTLIGLVLFSGRRRLQLPPWSAVRPYAIMFGLVAFLRILPSLGIPHDTLTIDSGDVSFNLLASPGLALLITVLILARGTPDRTLARQAGKRAWKPITALAGFTFMAQLMVYSSMVKTIGEAQPVTTVTGFLFVSVLLGMASGYLTGSGVGGNALMMPLQSSVGGELGQPLLFAAVQNSAAGHTVFASMPIVLLTLAIAGDGKKGEDTMLIRYSLAVTVGVYLALTGGAFALWTVG; the protein is encoded by the coding sequence ATGACGACCCTGGCTGCGGTTTCACCCCTCCTCATCGTTCTGCTACTGACGGCCGTGTTGCGTCGACCCGCACACCTGGCGTCCTTGCTGGGGATGGCGTTCACCGCCCTCCTGATCGTCGCCGTTCCCACCTTCGCGACCGGGTTGGACGGCTGGGGAAACGCGGTGGCCGGTGCCGGGATCATCACCTTGAGCGCCGCAGTGGTCATCGTCCCGGGGCTCTACCTCAATCAGCAACTGGCGCAGCGGCACGTTGATCAACAGCTCATCGACTGGACTCAGGGTCTTCCCATGTCGCCGCCGCATAAATCGGCGCTCGTCGTCGTGGCGGTGGCTCCGGCACTGGAGTCGCTCACCGGCTTCGGCGTCTCTCTGCTGGTGACCGTCCCGCTTTTGTTGGCCATGACCGACCGATCGACGGCCGTCAAACAGTCACTGCTGGGTATGAACATCATGCCGTGGGGGACTTTGGGCTTGGCGACCATCATCGGTTCATCGCTGGCCGGGCGTCCCACGACCGAGCTCTCGCTGGCCACGGCCGTCGTGAGCGCCGGAGTGTTCCCCTTGTTCGGGGCCCTCACGGCGGTCATGGTCGCGGCCAAGGGCAAGCGGATCGGGGCGCTCGCTTCGGGGGCGCTCCTGGGTGCGGTGTTTTCGGCGTCCCTGTTGGGCATCAACGCTTTCGGCGTCGTCGAACTGGCGGGTGTCGGTGCGGGTGTCTCCACCACGTTGATCGGCCTGGTCCTGTTCTCCGGGCGACGGCGGCTGCAACTGCCACCGTGGAGCGCGGTCCGGCCCTACGCGATCATGTTCGGTCTCGTGGCGTTCCTCCGTATCCTGCCGTCCCTCGGCATCCCGCATGACACCTTGACCATCGACTCGGGCGACGTGTCGTTCAATCTTCTCGCCTCTCCAGGGCTGGCTCTGTTGATAACGGTGCTGATTTTGGCTCGAGGGACTCCGGACCGGACCTTGGCTCGCCAGGCGGGGAAACGCGCGTGGAAGCCGATTACCGCGCTGGCGGGGTTCACGTTCATGGCGCAGTTGATGGTGTACAGCTCGATGGTGAAGACGATCGGCGAGGCCCAACCGGTCACGACGGTGACGGGTTTTCTGTTCGTTTCGGTACTGCTCGGAATGGCATCGGGCTATCTCACCGGATCGGGTGTCGGCGGAAACGCCTTGATGATGCCGCTGCAAAGTTCCGTCGGCGGGGAGCTCGGTCAACCGCTCCTGTTCGCCGCCGTGCAGAATTCCGCCGCCGGGCATACGGTCTTCGCCTCCATGCCGATCGTTCTGCTGACGCTCGCCATCGCGGGGGACGGTAAGAAGGGCGAAGACACCATGCTGATTCGCTACAGTCTCGCCGTGACCGTCGGCGTTTACCTCGCGTTGACGGGAGGAGCGTTCG
- a CDS encoding iron-containing redox enzyme family protein, whose product MTTDGVLDQGAAQQAKSMLGNRLSSPSAEQVERLYGNYFPPVPTFTGWDDEVKAFLHADNDERESILAGLRGDEREHGRFLHETLGEIYPNLFGYRDSPAHTEVDDDLEVHMHTAKVCLEREYIGRWLPFPDVPEIDTQEDAADHLEHLAETNPGVDHPLFDYLATEAPQEHLEMFLRGETIRNEIVDDEVALLTVGLQGSQKAVVAANLWDECGRGRLENFHTFWLRRLIESSDNGWDGFYDYRQGHPWFAKITSNTNAMLLSRPAYTQQAYGCFLVFESWVAPHFKNILTAMDRFGIDDADRRVYFAAHVAVDPRHADELADGVRFQRPRMTAGEIKQVLQGAHLAAEAGKRQYDQWLDHFRSSKESSL is encoded by the coding sequence ATGACAACTGACGGTGTACTTGACCAAGGGGCAGCACAACAGGCCAAATCGATGCTCGGGAACCGGCTGTCCAGTCCGTCGGCCGAGCAGGTCGAACGGCTCTACGGAAACTATTTTCCTCCCGTACCGACCTTTACCGGATGGGACGACGAAGTGAAGGCGTTCCTCCACGCCGACAATGACGAGCGTGAGAGCATCCTCGCCGGTCTGCGGGGCGACGAGCGCGAACACGGCCGCTTTCTCCATGAAACGCTCGGCGAGATCTACCCGAACCTCTTCGGCTACCGCGACAGCCCCGCCCACACGGAGGTCGACGACGACCTCGAGGTCCATATGCACACCGCCAAGGTGTGCTTGGAACGCGAGTATATCGGCCGATGGCTTCCGTTTCCCGACGTACCGGAGATCGACACGCAGGAGGACGCCGCCGATCACCTCGAACATCTCGCCGAGACCAACCCGGGCGTCGACCATCCCTTGTTCGACTATCTGGCGACCGAGGCCCCGCAGGAGCACCTGGAAATGTTCCTTCGGGGAGAGACGATCCGCAATGAGATCGTCGACGACGAGGTCGCGCTCCTGACCGTCGGCCTGCAAGGCAGTCAGAAGGCGGTCGTCGCCGCCAACCTCTGGGACGAGTGCGGACGGGGGCGTTTGGAGAACTTCCATACCTTCTGGCTCCGGCGACTCATCGAGTCGAGCGACAACGGCTGGGACGGCTTCTACGACTATCGGCAGGGACACCCGTGGTTCGCCAAGATCACCTCCAACACCAATGCGATGCTGCTGTCCCGTCCCGCCTACACGCAGCAGGCTTACGGCTGTTTCCTGGTGTTCGAAAGCTGGGTCGCCCCGCACTTCAAAAACATCCTGACGGCCATGGACCGCTTCGGAATCGACGACGCCGACCGTCGCGTCTACTTTGCCGCACACGTCGCCGTCGACCCCCGCCACGCCGACGAGCTGGCGGACGGAGTGCGGTTCCAACGCCCCCGCATGACGGCGGGCGAGATCAAACAGGTTCTACAAGGCGCTCATCTTGCGGCCGAGGCGGGTAAAAGGCAATATGATCAGTGGTTGGACCACTTTCGCTCAAGCAAGGAGAGCTCCCTCTAA
- the sbnB gene encoding 2,3-diaminopropionate biosynthesis protein SbnB produces the protein MSEFHIVPGAVCKTTLENDLTGVGSHVRKTYRVHDLGATVNPDSYFLRFPDKPDSRVIALPAYLGGDVDRIGMKWISSFPGNLAHGIPRASAVLVLNDYDTGRPLACLESAHISAHRTGASAALAAETLGGPVARSVAVVGAGVIASTTLDHLAATNVDIPELMCHDLDGDRAERLLKDKRDRYGWPTRSVDLETALEADLVVFATTAGTPYVPAEHRFRPGQVVLNVSLRDLAPETVLEAANVVDDVDHCLKANTSPHLAEQITGKRDFIDGTLGGILNGRDDVTGDRPIIFSPFGLGVLDIAVGSFVLDRALKESTAIRIPEFFA, from the coding sequence GTGTCTGAATTCCACATAGTACCCGGTGCCGTCTGTAAGACCACCCTGGAAAACGACCTCACCGGAGTGGGTTCCCACGTCCGAAAGACGTACCGCGTGCACGACCTCGGCGCGACGGTCAATCCCGACAGCTACTTTCTCCGGTTTCCCGATAAACCCGACAGCCGCGTCATCGCGCTGCCCGCCTATCTCGGAGGCGACGTCGACCGGATCGGCATGAAGTGGATTTCCAGCTTCCCGGGGAATCTCGCCCATGGGATTCCCCGGGCATCGGCCGTGCTGGTGCTCAACGACTACGACACCGGCCGACCGCTCGCCTGCCTGGAATCGGCACACATCAGCGCTCACCGAACCGGAGCGTCGGCGGCGCTCGCGGCCGAAACCCTCGGCGGGCCGGTCGCCAGGAGCGTCGCGGTCGTCGGGGCGGGGGTCATCGCCTCCACCACGCTCGACCACTTGGCGGCCACCAACGTCGATATTCCGGAGCTGATGTGTCACGATCTCGACGGCGATCGGGCGGAACGACTCCTCAAGGACAAGCGGGATCGCTACGGTTGGCCGACTCGTTCGGTGGACTTGGAAACGGCGTTGGAGGCCGACCTGGTCGTCTTCGCTACCACCGCCGGCACTCCCTATGTGCCCGCAGAGCACCGTTTCCGTCCCGGACAGGTCGTTTTGAACGTCTCCCTACGAGACTTGGCTCCCGAGACGGTGTTGGAGGCGGCCAACGTCGTCGACGACGTGGACCACTGTCTCAAGGCCAACACCTCTCCGCATCTCGCCGAGCAGATCACCGGCAAGCGCGATTTCATCGACGGAACCCTGGGCGGCATTCTCAACGGCCGCGACGACGTTACCGGAGATCGCCCGATCATTTTCTCTCCGTTCGGGCTCGGGGTTTTGGACATCGCCGTGGGGAGTTTCGTGCTCGATCGTGCCCTGAAGGAGTCGACCGCAATCCGGATACCTGAATTCTTTGCCTGA
- the sbnA gene encoding 2,3-diaminopropionate biosynthesis protein SbnA: protein MLYNDVSEIITDDIFVNLKDFLPQRQVFLKLEGLNPSGSIKAKAAASLLEDAEKSGRLGPGKKIIESSSGNLGIALSTACAAKGYPLTIVTDANVQESALRTMRALGTRLTIIERPDSTGGFLHQRIDYIHRSLNDDPDLVWLNQYSNPANVWAHTATTAHAVDNELGPIDALFVGTGTSGTLMGCLEFRRTHRRRHTIVAVDSEGSVTFGGPPKRRYIPGLGASRKPEIYSEAESFDKVLIPEADTIAECHRLARTYGLLAGGSTGTVLAAIRKYGRRFPPGARIASISPDMGEKYLPTVYSHEWLSRHPDLIDKETTSV from the coding sequence ATGCTGTACAACGACGTCAGCGAAATCATCACCGACGACATCTTCGTCAACCTCAAGGACTTCCTTCCACAACGCCAGGTCTTCCTCAAATTGGAAGGCCTCAATCCGTCCGGTTCCATCAAAGCCAAGGCGGCCGCGTCGCTCCTCGAAGACGCAGAGAAATCCGGACGTCTCGGCCCCGGGAAAAAGATCATCGAATCCTCGTCGGGAAATCTAGGCATCGCTCTCAGCACCGCCTGCGCCGCAAAAGGCTACCCGCTCACCATCGTCACCGACGCCAACGTCCAGGAATCAGCCCTGCGAACGATGCGAGCGTTGGGAACACGGTTGACCATCATCGAACGCCCCGACAGCACCGGCGGGTTCCTCCACCAACGCATCGACTACATACACCGGTCACTCAACGACGACCCGGACCTGGTGTGGCTCAACCAGTACTCCAACCCCGCCAACGTCTGGGCCCACACCGCCACCACCGCACACGCCGTCGACAACGAGCTCGGACCGATCGACGCGCTCTTCGTCGGAACCGGAACCTCCGGCACCCTGATGGGCTGCTTGGAGTTCCGCCGCACGCACCGACGTCGCCACACCATCGTGGCCGTCGACTCCGAAGGCTCGGTGACGTTCGGAGGACCGCCGAAGCGTCGCTACATCCCGGGTCTCGGGGCGAGCCGAAAGCCCGAGATCTACTCCGAAGCCGAATCGTTCGACAAGGTACTCATACCCGAAGCGGACACGATCGCCGAATGCCACCGGCTGGCGCGAACCTACGGTCTGCTTGCCGGGGGATCCACCGGAACGGTCCTCGCCGCGATACGCAAATACGGAAGACGTTTTCCGCCGGGAGCCCGCATCGCCTCCATTTCCCCCGACATGGGCGAAAAATATCTGCCCACCGTCTACTCCCACGAATGGCTCTCCCGCCATCCCGACCTCATCGACAAGGAGACGACCAGTGTCTGA